Genomic segment of Serinicoccus hydrothermalis:
GATGCGACGGGGCGCCGCCGCGCTCACCACCTACATGGTCGCCGGCCTGATGGGTGCGCCGATCTTCGCCGGCGGGGCCGGTGGCCCGGCCTACCTGCTCGCGCCGTCCTTCGGCTTCATCGTCGGCTTCGTCGCCGCCGCGGCGATCGCCGGCTGGGCCGCGGAGCGGGCGTGGGACCGGCACGTGCTCCTCGCCATGGTCGGCTTCCTGCTGGCCACGGCCGCGCCCTTCCTCGTGGGCGTGCCCTACATGGCCGGCGTCCTGCACCTGAGCGACCCGGCCGCCATCGCGGCGATCGGCGTCACGCCGTTCATCGTCCCGGGCGTCATCAAGGCCGGCGTCGCGGCCGCGATCTTCCCCGCGGTGTGGGCGCTCGTGCGCCGCCTCGACTCCGACCGCTGAGCCGGCCTGCGGCAGACCTGCACCGCACGTCCGCAGTGGCGGGCCGCGCGGCGCCCTCGCCCCGCGACTGCTCCGGACCCCCGCGCTTCCTCGTCGAGCCCCACCGCTAAGAGGTGGGGGTGACGGAGGAACCGTGGGGCAGGGAGGGACGAGTAGGGCGATGGAAGAACCGTGGGGCAGGCAGCCACTGTGGGGTCTCCAGAGGCCCGGTATGCCGGGTCAGCTCGACCCCGACCGCCGAGCTGGCCACCGGCATACCCGCACCGCACGTCCGCGGTGGTGGGACGCGGCGCCTTCCCCCGCGACTGCTCCGGACCCCCGCGCTTCCTCGTCGAGCCCCACCGCTACCAGGTGGGGGTGACGGAGGAAGCGTGGGGCAGGGAGGGACAAGTAGGGCGACGGAGGAGGCGTGGGGCAGGGAGGGACGAGTAGGGCGACGGAGGAACCGTGGGGCAGGGAACCACCGGTGGGGCGTCCAGAGGCCCGGTATGCCGGGTCAGCCGTCCTCGGCCTCCTCGAGCCGGGTCCGGGCCCCGTCGCGCCGGGCCCGCGCGTCGGTGAGCTCCGCGTCGGCCCGCTCCCGCGCCTCCTGAGCCGTCGTGGCGGACCGCTGGGCGGACTCGGCGTGCTTCTCGGCCTGCGCGAGCAGCCGGCGGGCCTGGTCCACCCCTGACTCGGCGACCCGCACCTTCTCCGCCGCCGCGTCCGCGGCCTCCGAGGCGGCCCGGCGGCGGTCCCGCGCGGCCGTCACCTCGCTCTCCGCGGCCTCCAGGGCGGCGCGCAGGCGCTCGATGTCTCCCGTCTCGTCCCCGTCGCCCGCCCGGTTCCCGTCGGCCGTCCCGGGCGGCTCGGTCTCCGGCCCAGCGCCGGCCTCGGCCCCACCGCCGCCCTCGATCCGGGTGAGGACCACGCCGGTGCTCGTGCGCGCGACCGCGTCGGCGATGTCGACCTCGCCGAAACCGCTGTAGGACAGGGCCCGGGTGAGGGTGCCGCCGAGGACGACCTCGGTGGCGGCCGGGTCGGCGAGCGCCGCGACCGCGGTGTCCCGTACCTCAGCCTCCACGGTGGCCGTCAGGGGTGCGTCGGAGTGCTCCCTGGCGGCCACGATCCACGACCGCAACAGGTCGTCCCGGTCCCCGCGCAGGCCGGACAGCCCGGCCGCGTCCATGGCCGACTGGGCATGGCGGAGCCGCGCACCCACGTCCCGCAGCCGCCCCACCACCGGGTCCTCCGCCCGGACGAGCGAGTTGACCGCCGCCGCCGAGACGCTGGGCTTGCGCAGCGCCCCGACCTCCTTCGCGATGTCCTTGCGACCCTCGGACCGCAGCCGGGCGACCCACTCCTTGCGGGTGGCGACGAAGTCGGCCGGGGCGACGGCATACACGGCCGAGACGGCGGCGTGCAGCGCCTCCTCGTCAGACTCCTCCGCCATGCCCCGCAGGCTATCCGTCCGACGTCACCGAGAGCCGGTTCGTCCACTGAACGCCTCGATGTCATCTGAGAGCCTCCTCGAACAGGCTGTTGAGTGACGAACCGGCGCTCAGACGCACCCGCGCAGGTCCACCTCGCGCAGCGGGTTCCCGCCATCGACGAAAAACCGGCCGCCCGGCGCCAGGGCCGCCGCGACCCGGCGCCGCGCGACGGCACCCGGGTGGCGGCCGTCGAAGACGCCGACGCGACAGGCGAGGGCGAGGTCGAAGGGCTCCTGCCCGTCCAGCTCGAAGTCCTCGACGTCCACGCAGCGCACCGAGAGGCGCCCCGCGGCGATCTCCGGGGCGCAGGCCCGCTCGACCAGGCGGACTCCCCGCTCCGACCGGTCGACGACATGCACGTGCCCGTCACCGATCCGTCGGACGATCTCGCGCGCCGCCGCCCCCGGGGCCCCGCCGACCTCGAGCACGCGCATACCCGGACGGAGCGGGAGCGCGTCGACGACCGCCGCGAGCCGCGCCGAGAGGGCCATGCGGCCAGGGTATGCCCGACGCGCCGCGCGGACGGGGCCGCGGGACGGTGGCTGGCAGACTGGCGCGGGTGACCCCGGCTCCCTACCTCGCCCTGGTGCTCGGGGTCGCGATCCTGTGCCAGCTCGTGGCCTACCGCCTGCGGGTGCCCTCCATCCTGTTGCTGCTCGTCGCCGGCTTCGGCCTGGGGCAGTGGGTGTCGCCGGAGAGCGTGCTCGGCCGGGACGTGCTCTTCGCCGGCGTCAACCTGTGCGTCGGCATCATCCTCTTCGAGGGCTCGCTGTCGCTGCGCTTCCGCGAGCTGCGCGGGCTGAGCAGCGCCGTCGTCCGGCTGTGCTCGGTCACCGTCCTGCTGGCCTGGGGGCTGACCACCGCCGCCGGGATCGCCGCGGGCGTCGAGTGGCAGCTCTCGCTGCTCGTCGGGGCGGTGCTGGTGGTGACCGGACCGACGGTCATCGCGCCGATCATCCGGCAGCTGCGCCCCACCAGGCGGGTCTCCTCGATGCTGCGCTGGGAGGGCATCGTCGTCGACCCCATCGGCGCGATCCTCGCGGTCCTCGTCTTCCAGGCCCTCATCGTCGGCGGCCCGGACGGGGCGCTGACGACCGCGGCTCTGACCCTGGGCCGCACCGTCCTCATCTCCACCGTGCTGGCGCTCGCCTTCGGCGTACTGCTGGAGGTGGCGATGCGCCGCCACCTCATCCCCGACTTCCTCGAGGGCGTGGCCTTCCTGGCCGTGGCGGTCGGTTCGCTGGTCATCTCCAACGAGCTCCAGGCCGAGAGCGGCCTGCTCACGGTGACGATGCTCGGCATCTACCTCGCGAACCGGCCGGGCCTGCGCCTGGAGCACGTGCGGGAGTTCAAGGAGCACCTGCAGGTGCTCATCGTCGGGGCGCTCTTCGTCCTGCTGGCCGGTCGTGTCGGCCCGGGCGAGGTGGTCGCCATCGCCCCGACGGCCGCGGTCTTCGTGCTGCTGCTCGTGCTGGTCGTGCGCCCGGCCTCGGTGGCGCTGGGGCTGCTGGGCACCGAGGCGACCCGGCAGGAGCGGACGCTGCTGGCCTTCATGGCGCCGCGGGGAATCGTCGCGGCCGCGGTGACGAGCATCTTCGCGCTGGAGATCGAGCACGCGGCGCAGGAGGCACGCGAGGCCGCGGCTCTCGGCGGGGCCACGGCGCAGGAGACCCTGGCGCTGGAGGCTTCGGCGCAGCGGCTGGAGCAGCTGGTCCTCGAGTCCGCAGGGCTGGTCCCGCTCGTCTTCGTCACCATCGTGGCGACCGTCGCCCTCTACGGCCTCGGCGTCGGCCGGCTGGCCGAACGCCTCGGGCTCGCGACCACCTCGCCCTACGGCGTGCTCTTCGCCGGGGCGCCGGTCTGGGCCCGGCAGGCGGCGGCGGTGCTCGGCGAGCTCAAGGTCCCGACGCTGCTCGTCTCGTTGGCGCCGAGCGAGGTCTCGCAGGGGCGCATGGCCGGGCTCAAGGTCGAGCGCACGCACATCCTGTCGGAGTATGCCGTCGAGGACATGGAGCTCGCGGGCATCGGCTCGCTCGTCGCCGCCACGCACGACGACGACACCAACTCCACGGCCGCCCGCGAGTTCGGGCACGCGCTCGGGCAGTCCAACACCTACCAGCTGCGTCGGCAGGGAGAGCCGCTGCCGAAGCGCTCCCAGCCCGGGGAGCGGGACCGCGCCGAGGGCCGGATGACCGAGTCGACGGCCAAGCAGCAGACGGCGAGCAAGCTCACCGCGCGCGTCGCCTTCTCGCCGCCGATGTCCGCGCCGGAGCTCGACGCCCTGTCCCGGGAGGGGATGACGGTGCGCCGCACCAGGCTCACCGACCAGCACACCCTGGACGACTTCCGCGCCCGCGAGCCCGACGCGGTGCTGATGTTCCTCGTGACCGACGGCGTCGCCACCGTGGTGACGCCGCGCACGCACCTGCCCCAGGAGGGAGCCACCCTCGTCGCGCTGGTCCGCGGCACCTGAGGGATCCGCGACACGCCGTCCCATCGGCCCGGACGCGGCGCCGGGACGCCGATATGGTGCAGGTGGGCCGGATGTGACGAATGTGATCGATGTGACTGCAGCACGTCCGGCCGCACTCGACGACCGCGACCACCGCCTCGGTCGCCTGGGAAAGGACCGACGATGAGCACCACGACCCTGCGGACGCTGACCATCGCCGCCGGTGCGGGCCTCGCGCTCGCGCTCGCCAACCCCGCGGCGGCCGTCGACGAGGACAACCTCGACGGCTACGACAACGTCAGCTGCGACGTCATGGCGATGCCCGGCACCGCCACGGCCACCTACCTCGACGAGGGCGTCCACGGCCCCTACCTCGACGGCGACAACGAGTGGGTCGCCCTCACCCTGACCTCCGACGACGGCGAGGTCGAGGTCGACAACCCCGTCTACGGCGAGACCTACACCAGCGAGGGCGGCGCGATCATCCGCGAAATCACCCTCTGCCAGGGCACGGCGGCCGCCGCCGAGGACGAGGAGGCCCCGGCCCCCGAGGAGGACCAGGCCGCGCAGGACGACCAGGCCGACGCGCAGGACGACGCGAACGACGACGCGGACGGCGGCTCCACCGAGGACGACGGCTCGGCCCAGGACGACGGGTCCGACGAGGAGACCGCCGGACCGGCGGTCGAGACCGCGGGCCCGGTGAGCGAGGCCGGGGTGTCGCCGCTGCTCGTCGGCGGTGCCGTGCTGGCCGTCGCCGGAGCCGGCGCGGCCGCGGTGGGCGTGCGCCGCCGGGGCAGCCAGCAGGGCTGAGCCCCGCAGGTCCTCCCGTGAACACCCGTCTGCTGCTGCCCACCGGGCTGCTCGTCGGGACGCTCGGGCTGAGCGCGCTCGCCGTCCAGGCGGTCGGCGCGATCCAGGGCACGGACGGCCGCCCGGTCGACGCCGAGGGGGAGGGCGCGCCCACCTGGGTCACCGTCCCCGGAGCCGGGCTGGAGCAGGAGCCGATCGCGCCGGAGGGCCTCACCCCGCAGGGCACGATCAACCCGGACCAGGGCGAGGCGATCTGGTACGCCGGGTCCGACCGCGTCGTGCCGGGGCAGGTGGGCACCGCGGTGATCGCGGCGCACGTCACCTACTACGACGAGCCCGACGTGTTCTACGACCTCGCCGAGGTCA
This window contains:
- a CDS encoding biotin transporter BioY; translation: MSTAAASSAQTSSLVLADRLVPRRGVLTDVGLIAGGVVVVSLLALVEFRIGPVPITGQTLGVMLVGSALGMRRGAAALTTYMVAGLMGAPIFAGGAGGPAYLLAPSFGFIVGFVAAAAIAGWAAERAWDRHVLLAMVGFLLATAAPFLVGVPYMAGVLHLSDPAAIAAIGVTPFIVPGVIKAGVAAAIFPAVWALVRRLDSDR
- a CDS encoding SAM-dependent methyltransferase; protein product: MALSARLAAVVDALPLRPGMRVLEVGGAPGAAAREIVRRIGDGHVHVVDRSERGVRLVERACAPEIAAGRLSVRCVDVEDFELDGQEPFDLALACRVGVFDGRHPGAVARRRVAAALAPGGRFFVDGGNPLREVDLRGCV
- a CDS encoding cation:proton antiporter gives rise to the protein MTPAPYLALVLGVAILCQLVAYRLRVPSILLLLVAGFGLGQWVSPESVLGRDVLFAGVNLCVGIILFEGSLSLRFRELRGLSSAVVRLCSVTVLLAWGLTTAAGIAAGVEWQLSLLVGAVLVVTGPTVIAPIIRQLRPTRRVSSMLRWEGIVVDPIGAILAVLVFQALIVGGPDGALTTAALTLGRTVLISTVLALAFGVLLEVAMRRHLIPDFLEGVAFLAVAVGSLVISNELQAESGLLTVTMLGIYLANRPGLRLEHVREFKEHLQVLIVGALFVLLAGRVGPGEVVAIAPTAAVFVLLLVLVVRPASVALGLLGTEATRQERTLLAFMAPRGIVAAAVTSIFALEIEHAAQEAREAAALGGATAQETLALEASAQRLEQLVLESAGLVPLVFVTIVATVALYGLGVGRLAERLGLATTSPYGVLFAGAPVWARQAAAVLGELKVPTLLVSLAPSEVSQGRMAGLKVERTHILSEYAVEDMELAGIGSLVAATHDDDTNSTAAREFGHALGQSNTYQLRRQGEPLPKRSQPGERDRAEGRMTESTAKQQTASKLTARVAFSPPMSAPELDALSREGMTVRRTRLTDQHTLDDFRAREPDAVLMFLVTDGVATVVTPRTHLPQEGATLVALVRGT
- a CDS encoding class F sortase, which encodes MNTRLLLPTGLLVGTLGLSALAVQAVGAIQGTDGRPVDAEGEGAPTWVTVPGAGLEQEPIAPEGLTPQGTINPDQGEAIWYAGSDRVVPGQVGTAVIAAHVTYYDEPDVFYDLAEVSDGEVITVGYGHGGTRDFVVTSTQQISKEGLQRSDAVWGDQEDVARIALITCDPSLGQRSDGRQKANFVAIAEAVDG